From a region of the Dictyostelium discoideum AX4 chromosome 2 chromosome, whole genome shotgun sequence genome:
- a CDS encoding hypothetical protein (Similar to Homo sapiens (Human). mucin 2 (Intestinal mucin 2)), with product MKLLLSLIVLFFTFTKNVNSYGESDSSGLPSYQEREQFNLVNLIRMFPTQWKADYMSTYSNLNGMLVNYPPVPPLYYDNTLNRLALSHSQDMGNNNCFQHNSCDGTNIWTRFNQFITCKGSNGAMSENIAAGTDALEAIKMLVCDETGGKCANDKSSSDGHRSSIMSSDYKTLGVGYYSKSGSDYTQYWTQDFNEGNCNSPTNPIYSGFHTWVTSNPQFIVLFYSTTDSVSTMSLVFGDGTSKVLSRTYGTASSGAYITTSTYVACQAYYYEVKTTGSKTYRYPETGFLQVSKSSSCSGWVLGASVTPTTTPTETVTPTPTVSATPTPTETVTPTPTMTTTPTPTETVTPTPTETVTPTPTESATPTPTETVTPTPTVTTTPAPTETVTPTPTESATPTPSETVTPTPTVTATPTPTETETPTPTETATPTPTETVTPTPTVTTTPTPTESVTPTETATPTPTETVTPTPTETVTPTDTITPTPSESTTPTETVTPNPSETVTPTETSTPTPSEASSETSIPSDSLDTSNPRSSDETSETPSDTSGSNTQLSSDNPATDSSSKNQNSEDIPIISTSSDESSGDIGTPIETKNPTESSSIETNSQESSTSTSESSTQLPVDNLGSESKHQHEDSDSDSSSSIVSITYVSFTFFVLLSLIL from the exons atgaaattattattatcacttatagttttattttttacattcACCAAAAATGTGAATAGTTATGGTGAATCTGATTCTTCTGGATTGCCAAGTTATCAAGAAAGAGAACAATTCAATTTAGTTAATTTAATTAGAATGTTTCCTACTCAGTGGAAGGCAGATTATATGAGTACATATTCAAATCTAAATGGAATGCTTGTTAACTATCCACCAGTTCCTCCTTTGTATTATGATAATACATTAAATAGACTTGCTTTATCACATAGTCAAGATATGGGAAATAATAACTGTTTTCAACATAATTCATGTGATGGAACTAATATTTGGAC acgttttaatcaatttattaCATGTAAAGGCTCAAATGGTGCAATGTCAGAAAATATTGCAGCTGGTACAGATGCTCTTGAAGCTATTAAAATGTTGGTATGTGATGAAACTGGTGGTAAATGTGCTAATGATAAATCAAGTAGCGATGGACATCGTTCTTCCATTATGTCTAGTGATTATAAAACATTAGGTGTTGGTTACTATTCTAAATCTGGATCTGATTATACTCAATATTGGACCCAAGATTTCAATGAAGGTAATTGTAATTCACCAACAAATCCAATTTATTCTGGCTTTCATACTTGGGTAACAAGTAATCCACAATtcattgttttattttatagtaCTACCGATAGTGTTTCAACTATGTCATTGGTATTTGGTGACGGAACCTCAAAAGTTTTATCAAGAACTTATGGAACTGCAAGCTCTGGTGCTTATATTACAACTTCCACTTATGTCGCTTGCCAAGCATATTACTACGAAGTAAAAACCACTGGTTCAAAAACTTATAGATATCCTGAAACAGGTTTTTTACAAGTTTCTAAATCATCTTCATGTTCTGGATGGGTTCTAGGTGCATCCgtaacaccaacaacaactccAACTGAAACTGTTACCCCAACTCCAACTGTGAGTGCTACCCCAACTCCCACTGAGACAGTAACTCCAACACCCACAATGACTACTACTCCAACACCAACCGAAACTGTTACTCCAACTCCTACTGAGACTGTTACTCCAACCCCTACTGAGAGTGCAACTCCAACTCCCACCGAAACAGTAACTCCAACTCCTACTGTGACTACTACTCCGGCACCAACTGAGACTGTTACTCCAACTCCTACTGAGAGTGCAACTCCAACTCCTAGTGAAACAGTAACTCCAACTCCTACAGTGACTGCCACTCCAACTCCAACTGAAACAGAAACTCCAACTCCTACCGAGACTGCCACTCCAACACCAACCGAAACAGTAACCCCAACTCCTACAGTGACTACAACCCCAACTCCCACTGAATCAGTAACTCCTACCGAAACTGCCACTCCGACCCCAACTGAAACAGTAACTCCAACCCCAACTGAAACAGTAACTCCAACCGATACTATTACTCCAACCCCATCCGAGAGTACAACCCCAACCGAGACTGTTACCCCAAATCCTTCTGAAACAGTAACTCCAACTGAGACCTCTACCCCAACTCCTTCTGAAGCTTCATCAGAAACCAGTATCCCATCTGATTCGTTGGATACTTCTAATCCAAGATCATCTGATGAAACCTCTGAAACTCCATCAGATACATCTGGAAGTAACACTCAATTATCTAGTGATAACCCAGCAACTGATTCCTCAagcaaaaatcaaaattcagAAGATATTCCAATTATCTCGACTTCATCTGATGAAAGCTCTGGAGATATTGGGACTCCAATTGAAACTAAAAATCCAACAGAAAGTTCATCAATTGAAACCAATTCACAAGAATCTTCGACATCAACCTCTGAATCTTCTACACAACTCCCTGTTGATAATTTAGGAAGTGAATCAAAACATCAACATGAAGATTCAGACTCAGATTCAAGCTCATCAATTGTCTCAATTACTTATGTttcatttacattttttgTACTATTatctttgattttataa
- a CDS encoding oxalate/formate antiporter: MNEIDENHTSENNKNKKINPIIKIIVNHYKNNPQKKTEQQIENEKYLLGKRVKFNRWILFPIAILSQFTVGSLYAWSIYNKPVDGAIFGDENKGMAPYTFYVAFFFFGSACSILGPVLDRIGPMKSMYIGSTLFVAGHFLTALGIYTKVIWLVYIGYGAFGGSGMGICYIGPVSTLQKWFPDHRGLAAGLAVCGFGAGSIAFGSIPIKIIARVGLALNFVVLGSLFFGILFSISFIFRTPPPNFQVNGKDSDQNRLKENSDEESNINEGTESPTSSIDKNNINNKVCKNDEISSSSVSQSTTDDKLPEKHQQQNEIGSSSENVIIKTKKEPKFSDYLLSDAITSSEYTIIYLMFFCNVIFGVVAIGRLSDMCQNMFGKSKVVGSMVVSVNGAFNLFGRLMFGFVSDKFGRKKCYIAMLTIQCFSVGFLIKAMKDLNYEAFIGLIWISTLCYGGSFGVIPAFLNDMFGSKNVGATHGLILSAWALAGVGGGIAFSFIYNDLINNHGYGHHSAYPYLVNYYWIVGFICVGWVLVWFIRTTVPEVFLPPIKGQILRIRIFNRYLRISKSKGFELLTNQQFKQEWDNYLNS, translated from the coding sequence atgaatgaaattgatgaaaacCACACttctgaaaataataaaaataaaaaaatcaatccaataataaaaattattgttaatcattataaaaacaatccacaaaaaaaaacagaacaacaaattgaaaatgaaaaatatttattaggAAAAAGagttaaatttaatagatGGATTTTATTTCCAATTGCAATTTTATCACAATTTACTGTAGGTTCATTATATGCATGGagtatttataataaaccaGTGGATGGAGCAATTTttggtgatgaaaataaaggaATGGCACCCTACACATTTTATGTTgcattctttttctttggtAGTGCTTGTTCAATATTGGGTCCGGTTTTGGATAGAATTGGTCCTATGAAATCAATGTATATTGGTTCTACATTATTCGTTGCTGGTCATTTTTTAACTGCTCTTGGAATTTACACAAAAGTAATTTGGCTAGTTTATATTGGTTATGGGGCATTTGGTGGTTCGGGTATGGGTATTTGTTACATTGGTCCTGTTTCAACATTACAAAAATGGTTTCCGGATCATAGAGGTTTAGCAGCGGGTTTGGCTGTATGTGGATTTGGTGCTGGCTCAATTGCTTTTGGTTCAataccaataaaaataattgcaAGGGTTGGTCTTGCATTAAATTTCGTAGTGTTGGGGTCATTATTTTTCggtatattattttcaatttcatttatttttagaacaccaccaccaaatttTCAAGTTAATGGTAAAGATTCTGATCAAAATAGATTAAAAGAAAACTCAGATGAAGAATCTAATATTAATGAAGGAACTGAATCACCGACATCATCaatagataaaaataatattaataataaagtttgtAAGAATGATGAaatatcttcatcatcagtaTCACAATCAACCACTGATGATAAATTACCAGaaaaacatcaacaacaaaatgaaattggaTCATCATCTgaaaatgttattattaaaactaaaaaagaaCCTAAATTTTcagattatttattatctgATGCAATTACATCATCAGAGtatacaattatttatttaatgtttttcTGTAATGTCATATTTGGAGTGGTTGCAATTGGAAGATTAAGTGATATGTGCCAAAACATGTTTGGTAAAAGTAAAGTTGTTGGTTCTATGGTGGTATCAGTTAATGGTGCATTCAATTTATTCGGTAGATTAATGTTTGGTTTTGTTAGTGATAAATTTGGTAGAAAGAAATGTTATATAGCAATGCTTACCATTCAATGTTTTTCAGTTGGTTTCTTAATAAAAGCAATGAAAGATTTAAACTATGAAGCTTTCATAGGACTAATTTGGATTTCCACACTTTGTTATGGTGGCTCATTCGGTGTAATACCAGCATTTTTAAATGACATGTTTGGTTCTAAAAATGTTGGAGCCACTCatggtttaattttatcgGCATGGGCATTAgctggtgttggtggtggtattgcTTTCTCATTTATctataatgatttaattaataatcatgGCTATGGTCATCATTCAGCTTATCCTTATTTggttaattattattggatAGTTGGTTTCATTTGTGTGGGTTGGGTTTTAGTTTGGTTCATAAGAACAACTGTACCTGAAGTTTTCTTACCACCCATTAAAGGTCAAATCTTAAGAATTAGGATATTTAATCGTTACTTAAGGATTAGTAAATCAAAAggttttgaattattaacaaaTCAACAATTTAAACAAGAATGggataattatttaaactcttaa
- the cak1-2 gene encoding casein kinase I, giving the protein MDLRIGGKYRISRKIGGGSFGEIYLGTNISTNEEVAIKLEPAKAIHPQLLFESKLYKIFQGGIGIPAVKWFGFDGDYNIMVMDLLGPSLEDLFNYCGRKFSLKTVLMLGDQMLRRIEFIHSNNFIHRDIKPDNFLMGIGKRGHVVNLIDFGLAKRYRDPKTHQHIPYREHKNLTGTARYASLNTHQGIEQSRRDDLESLGYVLMYFNRGSLPWQGLKAYTKRDKYEKICDKKAQTKIDTLCQGFPSEFATFLNYTRFLKFEDKPDFLYLRKLLREMFVREGYRYDYMFDWVIVRKLREKPPLERPLSNDNKQIQQQIQQQQQAQQQLQQQAQQQQQQTTTTTTTSSSQPSNVKNISTVSNIATTTTDEQFRQLLSTPSYNNVDSDQSPQQTTTTTSSSNPNQTTFYRQNKVVVPQSSSTTTKPPAK; this is encoded by the exons ATGGATTTAAGAATTGGTGGTAAATATAGAATAAGTAGGAAGATAGGTGGTGGATCATTTGGTGAGATTTATTTAGGAACCAACATATCAACCAATGAAGAAGTTGCAATTAAATTAGAACCTGCAAAAGCAATTCATCCACAacttttatttgaatcaaaattatataaaatatttcaagGTGGAA ttggTATACCTGCAGTTAAATGGTTTGGATTCGATGGTGACTATAATATAATGGTTATGGATTTATTAGGACCAAGTTTAGAAgatctttttaattattgtggTAGAAAGTTTAGTTTAAAAACTGTGTTAATGTTGGGTGATCAAATGCTTAGAAGAATAGAGTTCATTCATTCAAACAACTTTATTCACAGAGATATAAAGCCTGATAATTTCTTGATGGGAATTGGAAAACGAGGCCATGTTGTCAatctaattgattttggGTTGGCAAAACGTTATCGTGATCCAAAGACTCATCAACACATTCCATACAGAGAACACAAGAATTTAACTGGTACTGCTCGTTACGCTTCGTTGAATACTCATCAAGGTATTGAACAAAGTAGAAGAGACGATTTAGAATCACTTGGTTATGTTCTTATGTATTTCAATAGAGGTAGTTTACCATGGCAAGGTTTAAAAGCTTACACTAAAAGAGATAAATACGAAAAAATTTGTGATAAAAAAGCACAAACTAAAATTGATACATTATGTCAAGGTTTCCCAA gtgaATTTgcaacatttttaaattatacaaGATTCTTAAAATTTGAAGATAAACCAGATTTCCTTTATCTTAGAAAGTTATTAAGAGAAATGTTTGTAAGAGAGGGTTATAGATACGACTATATGTTTGATTGGGTTATTGTTAGAAaa CTAAGAGAAAAGCCACCTCTTGAAAGACCATTATCAAACGACAacaaacaaattcaacaacaaattcaacaacaacaacaagcacaacaacaattacaacaacaagcacaacaacaacaacaacaaactacAACCACCACTACAACATCATCTTCACAACCAAGCaatgttaaaaatatttcaaccGTTTCAAATATAGCTACAACCACTACAGATGAGCAATTCAGACAATTATTATCTACCCCATCTTATAATAATGTAGACTCTGATCAATCACCACAAcaaactactactactacttcaTCATCTAATCCAAATCAAACTACCTTCTACAGACAGAATAAAGTCGTAGTTCCACAATCTTCTTCAACCACAACAAAGCCACCAGCAAAGTAG